One genomic segment of Naumovozyma castellii chromosome 9, complete genome includes these proteins:
- the ATG14 gene encoding Atg14p (ancestral locus Anc_3.389) yields MRMLCSVCSKQTTRAYCSNCSNTSPSLLLKWRMALLSIHEQNRKLQGRVKAILERSMGQNDVDMDGDKNEENDFPLLKSKLRKVTILKMKKRNNRIRFRIEQLKKNMENKKQRATHMEDELQLEIPKEAAIILQDDEDLMERIHQTQKIVQMAQQEKLHSLRKWFMVRQRKDLYLVSFSILFQPIISLQNVPNLPRSVTISSLNNMFQYLDIFAQIINFKLPYDGFHSLTSAKEDGDDNNTDVVEWITKLTIGLLQLASKLQLIRTKSIDIHWLLDQYDVDKLFYSVVQQRQIQCRVISSGQCWTFSHVYAMVSEILNISERNSRNNLRADSTQRHSIKTADTQVAHLDRWFIVG; encoded by the coding sequence ATGAGAATGCTGTGTTCCGTGTGCAGTAAGCAGACCACACGTGCCTATTGCAGCAATTGCAGCAATACCAGTCCGTCATTGTTGCTCAAGTGGCGGATGGCGTTGTTGAGTATCCATGAGCAAAACAGGAAGTTGCAGGGGAGGGTGAAGGCCATATTAGAACGATCTATGGGACAGAATGATGTTGATATGGATGGTGATAAGAATGAGGAGAACGATTTTCCCTTGTTGAAGAGCAAATTGAGGAAAGTGAccattttgaagatgaagaagaggaataATAGAATAAGGTTTagaattgaacaattaaaaaagaatatggaaaacaaaaaacaaCGAGCCACACATATGGAGGATGAGTTACAATTGGAAATACCTAAGGAGGCTGCGATCATTTTACAAGATGACGAAGACCTAATGGAAAGAATCCATCAAACACAAAAAATTGTCCAAATGGCCCAGCAGGAAAAATTACATTCGTTAAGGAAGTGGTTCATGGTAAGGCAAAGGAAGGACCTATATCTTGTTTCCTTCTCCATCTTATTTCAACCTATAATCTCGTTGCAAAATGTGCCCAACTTACCAAGATCGGTGACCATAAGTTCTCTTAATAACATGTTTCAATACTTGGATATATTCGCCCAAAtcatcaacttcaaattACCATATGATGGTTTCCATTCCCTGACATCAGCAAAGGAAGATGGCGATGACAACAATACGGATGTTGTTGAATGGATCACGAAACTAACTATTGGTTTACTTCAATTGGCATCCAAATTACAATTAATACGCACGAAATCAATAGATATCCACTGGCTGCTGGACCAGTATGATGTGGACAAGTTATTCTACAGTGTGGTACAGCAAAGACAGATCCAATGTCGGGTCATATCATCGGGACAATGCTGGACGTTCTCCCATGTATATGCAATGGTCTCTGAGATACTGAATATCTCTGAGAGGAACAGCAGAAATAATCTGCGAGCAGATAGCACACAAAGACACTCTATCAAGACAGCAGATACACAGGTAGCCCATCTGGATCGATGGTTTATCGTCGGTTGA